Proteins encoded in a region of the Fusarium keratoplasticum isolate Fu6.1 chromosome 13, whole genome shotgun sequence genome:
- a CDS encoding Zinc-type alcohol dehydrogenase-like protein produces the protein MSNNKTLIYKKVPNGLPVPGEDLAVEARAIDLESPPKGGLILEILQASFDPYLRGKMRDPKIKSYSAAFEINQPIVNATVSKVLKTDSPEYNEGDLVVAATPIAEYARVEDLKAQMVRKITNPFSLDIGLFLGPLGMPGLTAWSGLHKIGQPKEGETIFISSAAGAVGQVVGQVAKRAGLTVIGSVGSDEKLDFIINELGFDSGFNYKKESPSSALGRLAPNGIDIYFENVGGDHLEAALEAMNIGGRIPMCGMISGYNTPIAERPGIKNMAYVVSKQILMQGFIVTNPDYWAVYFKEHQESLQKWFADGSMKAKLSVTEGIENAAEGLVGMLKGENFGKAVLKIK, from the exons ATGAGTAACAACAAGACCCTCATTTACAAGAAAGTCCCCAATGGACTTCCAGTCCCTGGTGAGGACCTTGCCGTTGAAGCACGAGCGATCGATCTCGAATCGCCTCCAAAGGGCGGCCTTATTCTCGAGATTCTACAAGCATCTTTCGATCCGTATCTCCGGGGCAAAATGCGCGACCCCAAAATCAAGTCGTACTCCGCTGCCTTCGAAATCAACCAGCCTATCGTCAACGCCACTGTATCTAAAGTCCTCAAAACCGATAGTCCCGAATATAACGAGGGTGACTTGGTAGTTGCTGCCACTCCCATCGCCGAATATGCACGGGTGGAGGACCTCAAGGCGCAGATGGTCCGCAAGATCACGAACCCGTTCAGTCTCGACATTGGCCTCTTTCTCGGGCCCCTAGGGATGCCTGGTTTGACAGCTTGGTCTGGCTTGCATAAAATTGGACAACCCAAAGAAGGCGAGACGATCTTCATCAGCTCAGCCGCTGGCGCTGTTGGCCAAGTTGTCGGGCAGGTAGCTAAGCGAGCGGGTTTGACTGTGATCGGATCTGTGGGCTCAGATGAGAAGCTAGACTTCATAATTAATGAGCTAGGGTTTGACTCGGGGTTTAACTACAAGAAGGAGTCGCCATCGAGCGCGCTGGGCAGACTTGCTCCTAACGGCATCGACATTTATTTCGAGAATGTCGGTGGAGACCACCTCGAAGCCGCACTCGAAGCCATGAACATTGGCGGCAGAATCCCAATGTGTGGAATG ATTAGCGGCTATAATACGCCTATAGCAGAGCGCCCAGGGATCAAGAATATGGCGTATGTCGTCAGCAAGCAGATTCTCATGCAGGGCTTCATCGTTACCAACCCTGACTATTGGGCTGTCTACTTCAAGGAGCATCAAGAGAGTCTCCAGAAGTGGTTTGCGGACGGGAGCATGAAGGCAAAATTATCAGTGACAGAGGGCATTGAAAATGCGGCTGAGGGGCTTGTTGGCATGCTTAAAGGCGAGAACTTTGGTAAAGCTGTGTTGAAGATCAAATAA